From the Vulpes lagopus strain Blue_001 chromosome 15, ASM1834538v1, whole genome shotgun sequence genome, one window contains:
- the LOC121476615 gene encoding olfactory receptor 51I2-like, which translates to MLPSHSYVNISFFQPHAFLMIGIPGLEAVHGWISIPFSSVYTVALTGNCLILLAVRRTPSLHQPMYYFLSMLALTDVGLTLSTLPTTLAVLWFDYRHIGFNACLVQMFFLHSFSVVESSVLLAMSFDRFVAISNPLHYAAILTNNVIIRIGLAIVARATLSLFPVPFLLKRLNFCPDKILLSHSFCFHPDVMRRACADITINILYGLYVVLSTGGIDSLFIILSYALILHTVLGLASPRERIRAFNTCVSHILAVFVFFIPGITVSMIHRFGRHLPTVVHALVAYVYLVVPPVLNPIIYSVKSKPIREAMIRMLKRKGQG; encoded by the coding sequence ATGCTCCCTTCCCACTCCTATGTCAACATCTCCTTCTTCCAGCCACATGCCTTCCTGATGATTGGCATCCCAGGGCTGGAGGCTGTTCATGGATGGATCTCCATCCCCTTCTCTTCCGTGTACACTGTGGCCCTCACTGGAAACTGCTTGATTCTCTTGGCTGTGAGGAGAACTCCCAGCTTGCACCAGCCCATGTACTACTTCCTGTCCATGCTGGCCCTCACTGATGTGGGCCTCACTCTGTCCACACTGCCCACCACCCTGGCTGTGCTCTGGTTTGATTATCGGCACATAGGCTTCAATGCATGCCTGGTCCAGATGTTCTTCCTCCACTCCTTCTCTGTGGTGGAGTCATCAGTGCTCCTGGCCATGTCATTTGACCGCTTTGTGGCCATCTCCAACCCTCTTCACTATGCAGCTATCCTCACCAATAATGTCATTATTAGGATTGGGCTGGCCATTGTGGCCCGTGCTACCCTGTCTCTCTTCCCAGTGCCCTTCCTGCTTAAACGTCTGAACTTCTGCCCTGACAAGATTCTCTTGTCCCACTCATTCTGTTTCCATCCTGATGTGATGAGAAGAGCCTGTGCTGACATCACCATAAACATCCTCTATGGGCTCTATGTGGTACTGTCCACTGGTGGCATAGATTCTCTGTTCATCATCCTCTCCTATGCTCTCATCCTACACACAGTCCTAGGActggcctcccccagggagcGCATCCGGGCCTTCAACACCTGTGTTTCTCATATCCTGGCTGTCTTTGTCTTCTTCATCCCAGGCATTACTGTGTCCATGATCCACCGCTTTGGGAGGCACCTACCCACTGTTGTACATGCCCTGGTTGCCTATGTGTACCTGGTGGTGCCCCCTGTGCTCAACCCCATCATCTACAGTGTGAAATCCAAGCCCATCAGGGAGGCCATGATTAGGATGCTAAAGAGGAAAGGCCAAGGTTGA